The following proteins come from a genomic window of Ilumatobacter coccineus YM16-304:
- the aat gene encoding leucyl/phenylalanyl-tRNA--protein transferase yields MMPSPAEAEPGNDLVAIGADLEPGTLLRAYATGLFPMPIDPGKRRSKIAWYSPDPRGIIPLDQLRVSKSLRRSMRRYEVRLDTAFAEVVAACADPTRDGRWITHEIEAAYCRLHELGWAHSVEVYDDEQLVGGLYGVRYNGLFAGESMFHQATDASKVALVWLVDWMRSTDGTLLDVQWLTPHLESLGAIAVPRSEYLRLLDDAI; encoded by the coding sequence ATGATGCCGAGCCCCGCCGAGGCCGAACCGGGTAACGACCTGGTCGCCATCGGCGCCGACCTCGAACCCGGCACGCTCTTGCGCGCGTACGCCACCGGCCTGTTCCCCATGCCGATCGACCCGGGCAAACGTCGGAGCAAGATCGCCTGGTACTCACCCGACCCGCGCGGCATCATCCCACTCGACCAACTCCGCGTGAGCAAGTCGCTGCGACGCAGCATGCGGCGCTACGAGGTACGCCTCGACACCGCGTTCGCCGAGGTCGTCGCCGCATGCGCCGATCCGACGCGTGACGGCCGCTGGATCACCCACGAGATCGAAGCCGCCTACTGCCGGCTGCACGAGCTCGGCTGGGCACACTCGGTCGAGGTGTACGACGACGAGCAACTCGTCGGCGGGCTCTACGGCGTGCGCTACAACGGGCTCTTCGCCGGCGAATCGATGTTCCACCAGGCGACCGATGCGTCGAAGGTCGCGCTCGTCTGGCTCGTCGACTGGATGCGCTCCACCGACGGCACGTTGCTCGACGTCCAGTGGCTCACGCCGCATCTCGAATCGCTCGGTGCGATCGCCGTGCCGCGCAGCGAGTACCTCCGCTTGCTCGACGACGCCATCTGA
- a CDS encoding protein meaA, translating into MTSPDRPRDRPWMMRTYSGHSTAAASNELYRTNLSKGQTGLSIAFDLPTQTGYDADDPMSRGEVGKVGVPVAHIGDMRTLLDQIPPGKMNTSMTINATAAWLLALYVANAEEQGVEPGELRGTTQNDIVKEYLSRGTYIFPPAESRRLIVDMVAWCADNAPKWNPMNVCSYHLQEVGATPVQEIAYSFATAIGVLDAVRDSGQVSDEKFSQVFGSISFFVNAGIRFVEEICKLRAMTEMWEQIGRERYGVTDEKALRFRYGVQVNSLGLTEAQPENNVQRIVLEMLAVTLSKKARARSVQLPAWNEALGLPRPWDQQWSLRMQQVLAFETDLLEYGDLFDGSHVVEARTAELAAEAQAELDDVLAQGGAFDAVEVLKSRLVSSMAARARRIEGGEQTVVGVNDFIETAESPLGGENNILKVDHGVEQQAIDQLAAWRSQRDQQAVDDALAELRRATAEGDNVMPASIALAKAGGTTGEWGTVMREVLGEYRGPTGVGGAPGSAAGLGDVADFVKSIAGGPPKFLVAKPGLDGHSSGAEQIAVAARDSGMEVVYSGIRLSPEQIAASARDEDPDVIGLSILSGSHLQLVPDVLRHLEEMGVDTPVVVGGIIPEDDRPRLADIGIARVYTPKDFEIAKIMRDIAELAVEHRTRP; encoded by the coding sequence ATGACGAGCCCCGATCGCCCGCGTGACCGCCCCTGGATGATGCGGACCTACTCCGGTCACTCCACCGCCGCGGCATCGAACGAGCTGTATCGAACGAACCTGTCGAAGGGCCAGACCGGCCTGTCGATCGCCTTCGACCTGCCGACGCAGACGGGCTACGACGCCGACGACCCGATGTCGCGCGGCGAGGTCGGCAAGGTCGGTGTGCCCGTCGCGCACATCGGCGACATGCGGACGCTGCTCGACCAGATTCCCCCCGGGAAGATGAACACGTCGATGACGATCAACGCGACGGCCGCGTGGTTGCTCGCCCTCTACGTGGCCAACGCCGAGGAGCAGGGCGTCGAGCCGGGCGAACTCCGCGGGACGACACAGAACGACATCGTCAAGGAGTACCTGTCGCGCGGTACCTACATCTTCCCGCCGGCCGAGTCGCGACGGTTGATCGTCGACATGGTGGCCTGGTGCGCCGACAACGCGCCCAAGTGGAACCCGATGAACGTCTGCTCGTACCACCTCCAGGAGGTCGGTGCGACGCCGGTTCAGGAGATCGCCTACTCGTTCGCCACGGCGATCGGCGTGCTCGACGCCGTGCGTGACTCCGGTCAGGTGTCCGACGAGAAGTTCTCGCAGGTGTTCGGCTCGATCTCGTTCTTCGTCAACGCCGGGATCCGGTTCGTCGAAGAGATCTGCAAGCTCCGGGCGATGACCGAGATGTGGGAGCAGATCGGACGCGAGCGCTACGGCGTGACCGACGAGAAGGCGCTGCGTTTCCGCTACGGCGTGCAGGTCAACTCGTTGGGCCTCACCGAAGCACAGCCCGAGAACAACGTGCAGCGCATCGTGCTCGAGATGCTCGCCGTCACGCTCTCGAAGAAGGCCCGTGCTCGATCGGTCCAGCTGCCCGCGTGGAACGAAGCGCTCGGCTTGCCCCGTCCCTGGGATCAGCAGTGGTCGCTGCGCATGCAGCAGGTGCTCGCGTTCGAGACCGACCTCCTCGAGTACGGCGACCTGTTCGACGGCTCGCACGTCGTCGAAGCCCGCACCGCCGAACTCGCCGCCGAAGCACAGGCCGAACTCGACGACGTGCTCGCCCAGGGCGGCGCGTTCGACGCCGTCGAGGTGCTCAAGTCGCGTCTCGTGTCGTCGATGGCGGCGCGTGCCCGCCGGATCGAGGGCGGCGAGCAGACCGTGGTCGGCGTCAACGACTTCATCGAGACCGCCGAGTCACCGCTCGGCGGCGAGAACAACATCCTCAAGGTCGATCACGGCGTCGAACAACAGGCGATCGACCAGCTCGCGGCGTGGCGCTCCCAACGAGACCAGCAGGCGGTCGACGACGCGCTCGCCGAACTGCGTCGCGCCACCGCTGAGGGCGACAACGTCATGCCCGCCTCGATCGCGCTCGCCAAAGCCGGCGGCACCACCGGCGAGTGGGGCACCGTCATGCGCGAGGTGCTCGGCGAGTACCGCGGGCCGACCGGCGTCGGCGGTGCCCCGGGCAGCGCGGCCGGGCTCGGCGACGTCGCCGACTTCGTCAAGTCGATCGCCGGTGGGCCGCCCAAGTTCCTGGTCGCCAAGCCCGGCCTCGACGGCCACTCGTCGGGCGCTGAGCAGATCGCGGTCGCCGCTCGTGACTCCGGCATGGAGGTCGTGTACTCCGGTATCCGCCTCTCCCCCGAGCAGATCGCCGCGTCGGCACGAGACGAGGATCCCGATGTGATCGGTCTGTCGATCCTGTCCGGGTCACACCTGCAGTTGGTTCCCGACGTGCTCCGTCATCTGGAGGAGATGGGCGTCGACACGCCGGTCGTCGTCGGCGGCATCATCCCCGAAGACGACCGACCGCGCCTCGCCGACATCGGCATCGCCCGGGTGTACACGCCGAAAGACTTCGAGATCGCCAAGATCATGCGCGACATCGCCGAGCTCGCCGTCGAACACCGCACCCGCCCCTGA
- the clpS gene encoding ATP-dependent Clp protease adapter ClpS has translation MPTTVEPVQVQEPDLDDEVATDRPWIVLVWNDPINLMSYVTYVFQKLFGHSLEKATELMLDVHHKGRAVVASGNREECEMHVFRLHEHSLWATMEHDQ, from the coding sequence GTGCCCACCACCGTCGAACCCGTCCAGGTCCAAGAACCTGACCTCGACGACGAGGTGGCGACCGACCGACCGTGGATCGTGCTCGTCTGGAACGACCCGATCAACCTGATGAGCTACGTCACCTACGTGTTCCAGAAGCTCTTCGGTCATTCGCTCGAGAAAGCCACCGAGCTGATGCTCGACGTGCACCACAAGGGTCGCGCCGTCGTCGCGTCCGGCAACCGCGAGGAGTGCGAGATGCACGTGTTCCGCCTGCACGAACACAGCCTGTGGGCCACGATGGAACACGACCAGTGA
- a CDS encoding DUF2017 family protein — MSDEADMVRRFKPPIYAETKHGDRRWCLNLGDEEQALIARMLSELRALLTSADDDPDAPVAPMLQRLFPPAFLDDEEKEAEYQRLMREELVTSRVVQIDAVTEMLGPDAPKHLDEGNVIALMQSINAVRVVLGTLLDIGEDDEIDPGDEATPEHQLYGFLSWLLDWTVKSLG; from the coding sequence ATGAGCGACGAGGCTGACATGGTCCGCCGCTTCAAGCCGCCGATCTACGCCGAGACCAAACACGGCGATCGTCGCTGGTGCCTCAACCTCGGCGACGAGGAGCAGGCACTCATCGCGCGCATGCTCTCCGAGCTCCGGGCGTTGCTCACCTCTGCCGACGACGACCCCGACGCTCCGGTCGCACCGATGCTGCAGCGCCTGTTCCCGCCCGCCTTTCTCGACGACGAGGAGAAGGAAGCCGAGTATCAGCGACTGATGCGCGAGGAGCTCGTGACGAGCCGCGTCGTCCAGATCGATGCGGTCACCGAGATGCTCGGCCCCGATGCGCCGAAGCACCTCGACGAAGGAAACGTCATCGCGCTGATGCAGTCGATCAACGCGGTGCGCGTCGTCCTCGGCACGCTGCTCGACATCGGCGAAGACGACGAGATCGACCCCGGCGACGAAGCCACGCCCGAGCACCAGCTCTACGGATTCCTGTCGTGGCTCCTCGACTGGACGGTCAAGTCGCTCGGTTGA